AAATACCATCCAAAAGCTAAGATCAAAAACTACACTACAAATAAATACGGCTAATCTACAACCTAGTCAACATCTTTCCTATTAGTGAAGGCTGCCAGGTTCCTCATGATCACTGGGAGGTGGTGCTCCTGTAGCGGGCAGGGCCCGAAGCTGCTGCAGCTGCGCCCGTGCCTCCCGGAGACCATGGCGTCTTCCACTGCTGAGGAGTTCACTAATGATGACAGGAGCTTGTTACTGTAAGATAGAGGATTTGGGTTAAAGGTTGTCGTGACCGTCAGAGTTGCGCAGGTGTAAAAAACAATGGTGCGCTTTGAAAAAGGTAAAGATGGTAAGTTTTTGGTTGGTGCAAGTATGCTTTAGAATTTCCGCATACCAAAGTCCAATGTGTGACGAGGCACGATTTCTGTTCCTGTGGTACAAGACCCACAAATGCTAGTTTCTAAGTATGAGAGTTTTAGTGCGTGTGATTCACCATATTACGTTCGTCGGGTCGTTTTCCAGAACTTATTTCTCCGTGCCGCATGCCTCAGCGTGGGTCAAAGCTAGTAGCTTTTGAACAAGCAAAATCAGAAAGTTGAAAAAAGTGAACACACAAAAATtggacaaactcttcagttatataaaattaatacagattaatttataaaaaagaacgaAAGTACTACAGTTTTGCAAGCATAAATTGACACTTGTCAAGTACGACACGATTTTGGCAAGTTAAATAATTATCCTTACTTTACAATTTGGTTCATTATCTCCCTTTGGTCTGTGATGTCTAGCTGGGCTGCCCAGCATGCGACTCTTAAGGGACAGCCTCTGAACCCTTGGGTGTTCGAGAGCATCTGATTCGCGAAGTCTAATACAGCATCAGTGCTGAACTCGGCATTCTCGagaactgaaataaatatatatactttTTAGACATAGTCCTGTTATTGGAGCAGCGGAAGATAAATCTCGACCACGAATATGAGCTGATGATAATTAAAGATATAGGAAGGGAAGATGGGAGTGGCTGCAACTCTGACAGTAACGGTGATGTAATACATTAAATAGGGTAGTCTTAAGATAAGGGTAAGGGTAGGCTCGCGTTTAGGTAAACTGCAAAGGATAGAGAGGTTTGCAAGAAAAGGTCTTTGCCTAGCAATGGGGTCTGATAAAgaccatataaaaaaaatattacaaatatcgAGGTTTTAGCCACTgctttattaaatatcaatatatcagaaggaaaacaaacaaacttgttCCATTCTCGGTTTCTCTGCCTTTACAAGATACTCATTCAAAGAAATATCTGAGAATGTACCAATTTGTGGCGCAAAAACTGACAAGTAACATGTTGCGAACTTTAAGAAGGACTGGTCAAAAACTAAAGCCGCcgtttatagttttaaaaactatttggcCACGCTTCTATTTTCAAGAAGCTACACCCATCAAAAAATGTCAGTTGTATAAAAGGTCAAGAAAAAATCACAAACTTTCgggttacaaaataaattatcagtgTCAATAGTTATGAATTACTTTACATAGCACGGAGCACATAATTGAGATCTATCGTAAGTTTcctgtttgtatatttttttaggctaAGTTACAACtgctaataattttaatattcggTATTGACATAACACTCATCTCGATATGAGAGGTAGGACATTATACCTTACACATAATGCATTAACAAATTTTAGAGCTTTGTGTTTTGTGCCGGTTTTAAATGTACTAACTTAATAAATTCACATTAAGTATATCTGACGGCGAAAAATACATTGTAGAGAAGAAATGAAGTGAGTATTCTGACAAAACTGTTGAACTCGGCAGGTCATGGAGCAAATGTACCTGATCGAGATATTCGTAGACAAAGTGACTATATTCACTACTGAGGAAGACGAGAGCAGCGCTAATAAGAACCTCATCATCAAAATAAGATTTGGACCTAAAACGCAGTTCATTATCAAGGAGGGCCAACTCGCTGTGAACGAGGAGAAACCAGACGACATAGTAGAATGCGACGAAAATGGACGAAGACAATGGACGAGAACTATAAGAGTTGGTAAATCTTATCTGTTTCCTTCATACCCAGACACAATACTGAATATATTGAGCACGTTCCCATTAGAAATAGAAGTTTGGAACGATGATGAGAATGAAGTTGAAATATTCGTTGGAGTGGGCAACATGCATTGGGACACGCAGTTCTATTACATGTTGAAAGAGTCCGCAGAAGCTTGTAAGATTCACGAACCGTTGTCGATTAAAAGCAAAACGCCTTTAATGGCCGAATGCTGTTGTAGGCAAGCTGGAGAGATCCATTTCATCTTACGATTAACAGCTCTAGGAGACAGCATCATAACAGAATTCCAACAACTAATGAAGGACCCagaatcatttgtttttagaacAAATAAAGCACCGAGTATGTTTCAATGCAAGAGAGTTGAAGGCGACGATCCCAACTTTTGTATGGTGGGCAGTCTTTATGAGACGACAACTTTGGAAGATCCAGATATATTAGATAATGCACAGAGAAAGATTGAGATATGCACAGAGCTGCAAAGCTGCGGACTTGGACACAGTTCAGGACCGCTGGCTTGCGAGCATCATAGTGACAAGTCTGATAAACCGAGGAAGAAATATCCAAATCAAAAGATCAGAATTGGAGATATCACAGGGCCATGTGGTAATGCAAATTGTTTACTTGCTCATAAAGTGAGGACATACATCAGACATCTAGATAGTTACAAAGGTAAAGCAGCGGCAGCCGGCATCTCGGACCTCTCGCCGGCTGAAACCAGTAGGAAAGTGTGCGGTTCATGTGTCTGCAAGGATGAGCGCTGGCACAGAGATGAATGCCCTGATGAAAAACCGCCTAAAGTGAAGTGCGCGGGCTGTGGAGGCATGACTAAGGCCGGTGACACCTGTGAAGATAGAAAAGCGAAGCATTACAACACCGGAGCTACACCCAAAACCAGTGATACGCAAGTTAACTATGTATTTAGCAACACAAAAGTGTCGCATTTTAGACAAGCCATGTATGGTCGTGATTACATTGTCGAAGATTGTTTCAGTACAAGCTATAATAGCCCTATAAGTAATAAAGCTTCTACAAGCCAAAATACAGGTCGATTACAAAATGTGGGGTGTTGTTGCCGCAGGGTAGAAATAAACGATATAGTATCAAAACCTCCGGAGAGTAAGATTACAATGTTCAGCGCGGGAACCAGTAACCCGATGGTATGCCACATGGAAAACAACGCCGCAAGAATTAACTCAACAATGCATAATGTTTCGACTTACAACGTATCACCTTTTCACTCATCGGAGCACCACAGTGAACGGAAGCAATCCAAGCATAAAATACAAGTTTACAATTGCACCGAAATCCCCGAAGAAAAAGATTGCAGATGCTCTCCAATAAAACCGTCACCACCTTGCCGAACGTTTGATTGTGACTGTATGACAGAAACAGCAAATATAGTAGCTAGGAAAACGCATCGTCCGTACTGTCCCTCTTACAAGCATAAAGTCAACTGTCCCGTTACAATGATGCATGAGGAAGAAGAGCAAAAGAAACTGGAGGACGAAGAAGACGAGAGCACTCCACTGCCGTACGGCTTGCCGCCGATACAGCTGGGGCCGTGCCCCATCATGGGGCGGCCGTGCACCGTGCCCGACGGCTTCTCGCGGATGTACAAGAACGCGCAACTCCCGCAGCAGCCACCCAGCTACAGCGACGCCGGCAAAGTGTGCTGCTCTAAAGAATACCACAGAATAAAGAAAGCGATCAAAGAATACATGAAATATGGCAAAGACAATGATTTCCGTTG
The Trichoplusia ni isolate ovarian cell line Hi5 chromosome 23, tn1, whole genome shotgun sequence DNA segment above includes these coding regions:
- the LOC113504788 gene encoding uncharacterized protein LOC113504788 codes for the protein MSTVFFVLCFLVISVNSDERRRDGGRQGRFISFNVIEEDIRVDLAFNIPFLTIPVKKTVNSAFGLLDFPTININPASLALGGAVVLGTSVVIPFLLKSFVQDTNYRYARILENAEFSTDAVLDFANQMLSNTQGFRGCPLRVACWAAQLDITDQREIMNQIVNNKLLSSLVNSSAVEDAMVSGRHGRSCSSFGPCPLQEHHLPVIMRNLAAFTNRKDVD
- the LOC113504783 gene encoding uncharacterized protein LOC113504783 — translated: MEQMYLIEIFVDKVTIFTTEEDESSANKNLIIKIRFGPKTQFIIKEGQLAVNEEKPDDIVECDENGRRQWTRTIRVGKSYLFPSYPDTILNILSTFPLEIEVWNDDENEVEIFVGVGNMHWDTQFYYMLKESAEACKIHEPLSIKSKTPLMAECCCRQAGEIHFILRLTALGDSIITEFQQLMKDPESFVFRTNKAPSMFQCKRVEGDDPNFCMVGSLYETTTLEDPDILDNAQRKIEICTELQSCGLGHSSGPLACEHHSDKSDKPRKKYPNQKIRIGDITGPCGNANCLLAHKVRTYIRHLDSYKGKAAAAGISDLSPAETSRKVCGSCVCKDERWHRDECPDEKPPKVKCAGCGGMTKAGDTCEDRKAKHYNTGATPKTSDTQVNYVFSNTKVSHFRQAMYGRDYIVEDCFSTSYNSPISNKASTSQNTGRLQNVGCCCRRVEINDIVSKPPESKITMFSAGTSNPMVCHMENNAARINSTMHNVSTYNVSPFHSSEHHSERKQSKHKIQVYNCTEIPEEKDCRCSPIKPSPPCRTFDCDCMTETANIVARKTHRPYCPSYKHKVNCPVTMMHEEEEQKKLEDEEDESTPLPYGLPPIQLGPCPIMGRPCTVPDGFSRMYKNAQLPQQPPSYSDAGKVCCSKEYHRIKKAIKEYMKYGKDNDFRCVNKFNVDTERRCCDKEQHLLSLLGKSCCGAHKMSIREKFGNQCSSDKQ